A region from the Cannabis sativa cultivar Pink pepper isolate KNU-18-1 chromosome 9, ASM2916894v1, whole genome shotgun sequence genome encodes:
- the LOC115706171 gene encoding sugar transport protein 13-like, translated as MAVGGLSTVGGIEYEAKITPIVVISCIMAATGGLMFGYDIGISGGVTSMPDFLKKFFPVVYKRTQEKGLDSNYCKYDNEGLQMFTSSLYLAALIATFGASYTTRSLGRRLTMLIAGIFFIIGTILNAAAINFVMLVLGRLMLGCGVGFANQAVPLFLSEIAPTRIRGALNILFQLNVTIGILFANLINYGTARIKGGWGWRLSLGLAGIPAVMLTLGSLLVVDTPNSLIERGRLEEGKAVLRKIRGTNNIEPEFLDIVEASRTAKLVKHPFRNLLQRSSRPQLVIAVCLQIFQQFTGINAIMFYAPVLFNTLGFGADASLYSAVITGAVNVISTVVSIYSVDKVGRRALLLEAGVQMFLSQSVIAVILGIKLQDHSDDMSKGLAIVVVVMVCTFVSGFAWSWGPLGWLIPSEIFPLETRSAGQSVTVFVNMLFTFVIAQAFLSMLCHFKWGIFVFFSGWVLVMSCFVVFLVPETKNVPIEEMTEIVWKKHWLWKRFMV; from the exons ATGGCAGTAGGGGGATTAAGTACAGTTGGAGGAATTGAATATGAAGCAAAAATCACTCCAATTGTTGTTATTTCTTGTATAATGGCCGCCACCGGGGGTCTTATGTTTGGTTATGATATTGGAATTTCAG GGGGTGTGACATCTATGCCGGATTTCTTAAAGAAGTTTTTCCCAGTAGTGTATAAAAGGACACAAGAGAAGGGACTAGATAGCAATTACTGTAAATACGACAACGAAGGGCTTCAAATGTTTACGTCGTCTTTATACCTGGCTGCTTTGATTGCCACCTTTGGTGCTTCTTACACAACCAGAAGCCTCGGAAGAAGGCTGACCATGTTGATTGCCGGCATTTTCTTCATAATTGGCACCATTCTTAATGCTGCTGCTATCAACTTCGTCATGCTTGTTCTTGGAAGGCTCATGCTTGGTTGTGGTGTTGGTTTTGCTAATCAG GCTGTGCCATTGTTTCTGTCTGAGATTGCACCAACAAGGATTCGTGGAGCCCTAAACATCTTATTCCAGCTTAATGTAACAATAGGGATTCTATTTGCAAACCTTATAAATTATGGGACAGCGAGAATCAAAGGAGGATGGGGATGGAGACTCTCATTGGGGTTGGCAGGAATTCCAGCAGTGATGCTCACACTGGGGTCCTTATTGGTAGTTGACACTCCCAACAGTTTGATAGAACGAGGTCGTTTAGAGGAAGGGAAAGCTGTTCTTAGAAAAATTAGAGGAACTAACAATATCGAACCTGAGTTTCTTGACATCGTTGAGGCCAGTCGTACTGCTAAACTAGTCAAACACCCTTTTAGAAATCTCCTTCAACGCTCTTCTCGTCCTCAACTAGTCATCGCTGTCTGCTTACAGATCTTTCAACAATTCACTGGAATTAACGCAATCATGTTCTATGCCCCAGTCCTATTCAACACACTAGGTTTCGGAGCCGACGCATCACTCTACTCCGCCGTCATAACAGGAGCTGTGAACGTTATTTCCACCGTTGTATCAATCTATTCTGTTGACAAAGTTGGCCGAAGAGCTCTGCTTCTAGAAGCCGGGGTCCAAATGTTCCTGTCCCAATCCGTGATTGCAGTAATCCTAGGCATAAAGCTTCAGGATCATTCAGATGACATGAGCAAAGGGCTTGCCATTGTTGTAGTGGTCATGGTATGCACCTTTGTCTCGGGTTTTGCTTGGTCATGGGGTCCTCTAGGTTGGCTCATCCCGAGTGAGATTTTCCCATTGGAGACAAGGTCTGCTGGGCAGAGTGTGACTGTGTTTGTTAACATGCTTTTCACATTCGTCATAGCTCAAGCTTTCTTGTCCATGCTTTGCCACTTTAAGTGGGGGATCTTCGTCTTCTTTTCGGGTTGGGTTTTGGTGATGTCTTGCTTTGTTGTATTTTTGGTTCCTGAGACTAAGAATGTTCCGATTGAGGAGATGACTGAGATTGTTTGGAAGAAACATTGGCTATGGAAGAGGTTCATGGTCTGA